From the genome of Zonotrichia leucophrys gambelii isolate GWCS_2022_RI chromosome 24, RI_Zleu_2.0, whole genome shotgun sequence, one region includes:
- the TMEM45B gene encoding transmembrane protein 45B, which produces MANFKGHALPGSFFLLFGLWWSVKYPLQYLSQKVNKKSHRAYCFQRVDAIEGGIKIFFSLTGMLAEQFVPDGPHLYLYSGEKHDWVKLMNWQHTTMYLFYGLSGVVDVFTFFSQLVPQGLDRLMLAMAVFVEGCLFYYHVLHRPMLDQHIHSLLLIAIFAGAGSILLEVFLRDNIVLEMFRALLTIVQGTWFWQIGVVLFQPWGGPVWDENDHSNIMFLTMCFFWHWAAAVAILAVNFSLAYCCLQRLRRGSGEPYISLGLRQQKGDSSSQAAFLNGSDEE; this is translated from the exons ATGGCAAATTTTAAGGGTCACGCGCTTCCAGGCAGCTTCTTCCTGCTCTTTGGACTCTGGTGGTCTGTGAAATACCCACTGCAGTATCTCAGCcagaaagtaaataaaaaatcccacaggGCTTACTGTTTCCAGCGTGTGGATGCCATTGAAGGGGGAATCAAAATCTTCTTTTCTCTAACAG ggatgctggcGGAGCAGTTTGTCCCCGACGGTCCCCACCTGTACCTGTACAGCGGGGAGAAGCACGACTGGGTGAAGCTGATGAACTGGCAGCACACCACCATGTACCTCTTCTACGGCCTCTCCGGGGTGGTAGAtgtcttcaccttcttctcccaGCTGGTGCCACAGGGTCTGGATCGCCTCATGTTGGCCATGGCTGTGTTTGTTGAAG GTTGTCTCTTCTATTACCACGTCCTTCACCGCCCCATGCTGGATCAGCACATCCACTCCCTGCTGCTCATCGCCATCTTTGCTGGGGCTGGAAGCATCCTGCTGGAGGTTTTCCTGCGTGACAACATTGTCCTGGAGATGTTCCGAGCCCTCTTGACCATCGTCCAGGGAACGTGGTTCTGGCAG ATCGGTGTTGTGCTGTTCCAGCCATGGGGAGGTCCCGTGTGGGATGAGAATGACCACAGCAACATCATGTTCCTCACGATGTGCTTCTTCTGGCactgggcagctgctgtggccatCCTGGCTGTGAACTTCAGCCTTGCTTACTG CTGTCTCCAGAGGCTCCGCAGAGGCAGTGGAGAGCCCTACATCAGCCTGGGGCTCCGGCAGCAGAAGggtgacagcagctcccaggctgcctTCTTGAATGGCTCTGATGAAGAGTGA